A window from Alkalicoccobacillus plakortidis encodes these proteins:
- the trpS gene encoding tryptophan--tRNA ligase has translation MKTVFSGIQPSGTVTLGNYLGAMKHFVDMQEDNHCYFCIVDQHAITQPQERLKLRENIRNLAALYVAVGLNPKKAVLFVQSEVPAHAQLGWMMQCISYIGELERMTQFKDKSTGKEAVSASLLTYPPLMAADILLYGTDIVPVGEDQKQHLELTRNLAERFNNKYNNIFTVPEVQIPKEGARIMSLQEPTSKMSKSSPNPKSYISILDEPATIRKKIKSAVTDTEGTVRYDKENKPGVANLLTIYSACSGESISAVEERYRDKGYGDFKSDLAEIVVNTLSPIQEKYKELINSKELDQILDDGAERANTYATRMLHKAERAMGLGRRTR, from the coding sequence ATGAAAACCGTTTTTTCAGGTATACAACCAAGCGGTACTGTCACGCTCGGAAATTATCTTGGAGCGATGAAACACTTTGTAGACATGCAAGAAGACAATCATTGTTATTTTTGTATCGTAGATCAACACGCAATTACACAACCGCAAGAACGTCTTAAATTAAGGGAAAACATTCGCAATCTTGCCGCCCTTTATGTAGCTGTTGGACTCAATCCAAAAAAAGCAGTGCTGTTTGTTCAATCTGAAGTTCCCGCTCATGCTCAGCTAGGTTGGATGATGCAGTGTATTTCATACATAGGTGAATTGGAGAGAATGACACAGTTTAAAGACAAATCAACTGGCAAAGAAGCGGTTTCAGCTTCATTGCTTACCTATCCGCCGTTGATGGCAGCAGATATTTTGCTTTATGGCACAGACATTGTTCCTGTTGGTGAGGATCAAAAACAGCATTTAGAATTAACGCGGAATCTTGCCGAACGCTTTAACAACAAATACAACAATATCTTTACAGTTCCCGAAGTTCAAATTCCAAAAGAAGGCGCTCGTATTATGTCCCTTCAAGAACCAACAAGTAAAATGAGCAAATCTAGTCCAAACCCTAAAAGCTATATTTCTATTTTGGATGAACCCGCTACCATTCGAAAGAAAATCAAAAGCGCGGTAACAGATACTGAAGGAACTGTTCGCTATGACAAAGAAAACAAACCTGGAGTAGCTAACCTGTTAACAATCTATTCTGCTTGTTCAGGTGAATCCATCTCGGCCGTGGAAGAGCGCTACCGAGATAAAGGGTATGGTGATTTTAAATCGGATCTTGCAGAGATCGTTGTGAACACTCTTTCTCCGATTCAAGAAAAATACAAAGAACTCATTAACTCCAAAGAACTTGATCAAATTTTAGATGATGGAGCCGAGCGCGCAAACACGTATGCGACTCGAATG